The sequence below is a genomic window from uncultured Stenotrophomonas sp..
GCATGGTCAGCTCGCGTGCCGACGACGCCCTCAAACATGGCGCCGGCCGCGTGGAGATGCCGGACGAATACGCTGCCCACGCGATGGTGTTCCGTACCTTCGACAAGGTCAGCTACGCGCTGGTAATGGAAGGCACCAAGCCGGCCCGTGTCGGTTACAAGCTCAAGCATCCCGACGCCCGATAAGGCCTCGCGGCAAAATCCCACGCAACATAACGACGGCGCCCCAGGGCGCCGTCGTCGTTTCCGCGCCAGCATCGGCCGATGGCTTCCCTCGTTTCCGGCGACACCGATGCATTGCTGGTGCTGGCTCTGTCCGGCGGCCCGCTGCAGCCACTGCGCACGCTGCTCGACCAGTACGGTGACGCCACCCGCGCGCTTTCGGCCACCGCCGCGGCATGGCGCGCGGCCGGCTGCACGCCCGGTCAATGCAGCGCCCTCGCCGCACCCGATGCAACCGCGCTGGAGCGGGCGCAGCTCTGGCTGCAGCAGCCGCGCCACCACCTGCTGGGCTGGCACGATCCCGACTACCCAGCGCTGTTGCGCGACAGCCCCAATCCACCGCCGGCACTGTTCGTCGACGGCAATCCAGCCAGCCTGTGGCGGCCGGCGATTGCAGTGGTCGGCAGCCGCAACCCCAGCGCCGGTGGCCGCGACAACACGCGCGAATTCACCGCCGCGCTGGCCGCCGCCGGCTTCACCATCGCCAGCGGGTTGGCCGCCGGCGTGGACGCCATTGCCCACCAGACCGCCTTGACCGGCAGCGGCGGCACGCTTGCGGTGATCGGCACCGGCCCGGACATTGCCTACCCGCGCCACCACGGGCCGCTGCAGGAACAGGTGGCCGCCAGCGGCGCAGTGGTCAGCGAATATCCACCGGGCACGCCACCGCGCAG
It includes:
- a CDS encoding DNA protecting protein DprA, with the translated sequence MASLVSGDTDALLVLALSGGPLQPLRTLLDQYGDATRALSATAAAWRAAGCTPGQCSALAAPDATALERAQLWLQQPRHHLLGWHDPDYPALLRDSPNPPPALFVDGNPASLWRPAIAVVGSRNPSAGGRDNTREFTAALAAAGFTIASGLAAGVDAIAHQTALTGSGGTLAVIGTGPDIAYPRHHGPLQEQVAASGAVVSEYPPGTPPRSGQFPARNRLLAALTLGTLVIEAAERSGALITARLAAEAGREVFAVPGSIHNPMARGCHRLIRGGATLATCATDILDDVANLAGELAGALQKRLCAPTQGGPGVPLPAPPPPDPDYQRLWKALGHDPTGMDSLIERTGLTAASLSSMLLVMELEGKVSAAHGRYTRI